The Aquila chrysaetos chrysaetos chromosome 16, bAquChr1.4, whole genome shotgun sequence genome has a segment encoding these proteins:
- the QSER1 gene encoding glutamine and serine-rich protein 1 isoform X3 — translation MMDRNYPTTPSFADPLAPAAAQPAASWAYERGAGSLKPSLSYGGGHSSHSETDLLHRQTYTASHQVPGYSTTHHPTGLSGIFDTSMHSAGSNTKETSSVMNFLSAIESRTAQAVSSGSTLLPQFRAPSWQTGMHSSTATELFVTGALPTSGTFPPTSALSAYQHPNTFSSRNFATTPSLTLQDTTFSATSNGLLTTHDPLLQIKTSQGTVPTALTFERLGSSVLSTSIPPQSSTYRSAQESAPHLLQPQFSLLPSTLGGAQQVSQAYSTSVFTGSTASIDRALQRECSVIKHHQRPSSTQSVQAQLTVSQHSLHSYLTSTSGVNFQDTSRHSALSCSPVGDVTQVSNGGPQQKTSQVTVELAQSYTSAIPSPGFPSASTAKVKNCSTKQPPRSTKTPKPQSVAPTVQTQSYAKTAQNQSSVITGQAQIYSTAQLPSLLSVSQSQNYVSSQAQNVPPVSHSQDFSSSKVEKLPSLYKTLTFSGQSQTITSDSQTLSYSSEEQVLTSVPNENYSGQTRELSSVSQSQSYSSSHSQGLSPVSQSQVSFSSQSQVLSAVSPSESYSSGQSLTLTSPSLSFNASPRIQTLPASSPNQSYISLHSSQNSQSQESSSPQSQKFLPSVQSPPFTSPAHSQTLQNNRPSSETKSYVKRKSDSNLYASSKQEEELSVQDMQALQQQATLESSTQRLTDEEISAQDASYRVSKADDRYSQSVIRSNSRLEDQVVGLTLQGTKKDERMVNSVEQLSQHIGHITSLSHDIKKTANLMQTTQVTVSAKELNQQRSLMHKVHESKAQEQQGQVINTPSQVQPHALRHGHQLCLPSAQVLLESACDLQILHQSILQSGLGQAKASPQVQRIQSPQQVTHPFLQMDGHIIQSNGGHSQQQLHTQNSEVMKMDISEPSKPLQQHLTTKDHFTQTNQHDSKNQFVSLSSICFPESILLSDERNILSNVDDILAATAAACGVTPSDFAKSASNEEEIQSVENKEESKPQFRSMEVRHVSSGFSASPTVVGKPASISNISLNGGQITINLTPVSAIQTKPVNLDQQHIETPDQNIPTRMTSPTLGPGQEEQEQGAVPVKKQSSISHESEEDNDASADGTLNARDTEFVSSGKSLSEESAASENDFNMGGDEGTVAGNQSKGPLQPLSVPQSGDGTISRTEEECQDLTQGNLQKKKSKGKSQNKNAAEDDSAIQKQVKRSGQCKRQNSRGNDSCLTYSSPVSESCYDTYQHQERMRQKIKEVEEKQPEVKTGFIASFLDFLKSGPRQQFSAPAVRMPNRTRRPVTQIIRAPCLQSSAKPQPAAAAPVAAEVSGESPTKKVDEELKKNLETLPSFSSDEDDSVGGNHDLQKSISTALSALDDTSDRKNKAEAEKVAVVTAATSATTAVIKQESPQMTAPVVNVQEKMNPADPLKVAQQDAVTSDQLAKIQATVAIEGCTDEENMDSGGEGMYRERDEFVVKIEDIETLKVALQTGKEPPAIWKVQKALLQKFVPEVRDGQREFAATNSYLGYFGDAKTKYKRVYVKFIENANKKEYVRVCSKKPRSKPVQSARTIHCKPSSSNNKTPDPPTPKPTATKVSSVKPKAKQPKVKAEPPPKKRKKWKEEFSSSQSDSSPEAQSDEDDELLLPHMRKIDGMLNDNRKRLLSKLRLDHTFKHGWLGKVWITSPYYSSFDTVIKTRSGCGQGREQPYHLSREKNALENFPELTVVTRDSKTKSGGTSVSKIKMNGKAYNKKTLRASKSTTKLAQEFTVDPEKIQLYSLYHSLHHYKYHIYLTCKEEISSVQKKSADLGQEEIVQLCMKNIKWVEDLFEKFGELLNRVQQKCS, via the exons cTTAAGCTATGGAGGAGGACACTCATCACATTCAGAAACAGATCTTCTTCACAGACAGACATACACAGCTTCTCATCAGGTTCCTGGATACTCTACTACGCACCATCCTACTG GTCTTTCAGGAATATTTGATACCAGTATGCACAGTGCTGGAAGTAACACTAAGGAAACTTCTTCAGTTatgaattttctctctgctattGAGTCTCGTACCGCTCAGGCAGTCTCTTCAGGATCTACCCTTTTACCACAATTCAGGGCTCCTTCCTGGCAGACAG gtatgCATTCCTCAACAGCCACAGAACTATTTGTTACTGGAGCTTTGCCAACCTCTGGAACATTTCCACCAACATCTGCTTTATCAGCATATCAGCATCCCAACACTTTCAGCAGTAGAAACTTTGCTACTACCCCTTCTCTTACTCTTCAAGATACTACTTTCAGTGCTACATCAAATGGTCTTTTAACTACCCATGATCCTTTATTACAGATTAAAACATCGCAAGGCACTGTTCCAACTGCTTTGACATTTGAGCGCCTAGGCAGTTCTGTTTTAAGTACCAGTATACCACCTCAGTCATCAACATATCGTTCTGCTCAAGAATCTGCACCCCATCTTCTGCAACCTCAATTTAGTTTGTTGCCTTCAACCCTTGGAGGAGCTCAGCAGGTTTCTCAGGCATATAGCACATCTGTCTTTACTGGTTCCACTGCTTCTATCGATAGAGCACTTCAGCGAGAATGTAGTGTTATTAAACACCATCAGCGGCCTTCAAGTACTCAGTCTGTTCAGGCTCAACTGACTGTTTCACAGCATTCCTTACACAGCTATTTAACGAGTACAAGTGGAGTTAATTTTCAGGATACATCTAGGCACTCAGCATTATCTTGCAGTCCAGTTGGAGATGTTACTCAGGTGAGCAATGGAGGACCACAGCAGAAGACTTCTCAAGTCACAGTGGAACTTGCTCAGTCGTACACATCTGCAATTCCATCACCTGGTTTTCCATCTGCTTCCacagcaaaagtgaaaaactgTTCCACGAAGCAGCCTCCAAGGTCAACGAAGACCCCCAAACCTCAAAGTGTAGCTCCCACTGTGCAGACACAAAGCTATGCCAAAACTGCACAAAACCAGAGTTCTGTCATTACAGGCCAAGCACAGATCTATTCTACAGCACAGCTCCCAAGCCTCTTGTCGGTCAGCCAGTCCCAAAACTATGTTTCATCCCAGGCTCAGAATGTGCCACCTGTCAGTCACTCACAGGATTTCTCATCCAGCAAGGTTGAGAAGCTGCCCTCACTGTATAAAACGTTGACTTTTTCTGGGCAATCGCAGACTATTACTTCTGATAGTCAAACTCTGAGTTACTCCTCAGAGGAACAGGTATTGACTTCAGTTCCAAATGAGAACTACTCTGGGCAAACGAGGGAACTTTCTTCAGTCAGCCAATCTCAGAGCTACTCTTCTAGTCACTCTCAGGGTTTATCTCCAGTTAGCCAATCCCAAGTTAGTTTTTCATCTCAATCACAAGTTTTATCAGCTGTTAGTCCTTCAGAAAGCTATTCTTCAGGGCAGTCTTTAACATTAACAtcaccttccctttcctttaatGCTTCTCCTCGGATACAAACTCTTCCAGCCTCAAGTCCTAATCAGAGCTATATTTCTTTACATTCTTCTCAGAACTCTCAGTCACAAGAATCCTCCTCTCCGCAGTCTCAGAAGTTTTTGCCATCTGTCCAGTCTCCTCCTTTTACTTCCCCAGCTCATTCACAGACACTGCAGAACAACAGGCCTTCCTCAGAAACAAAGTCATACGTTAAAAGGAAGTCTGACTCTAATTTGTATGCCTCATCAAAACAAGAGGAGGAATTATCAGTGCAGGATATGCAGGCATTGCAACAGCAAGCTACTCTTGAATCTTCCACTCAAAGGCTAACTGATGAGGAAATCAGTGCTCAGGATGCATCCTATAGGGTCTCAAAGGCAGATGACAGATACTCTCAAAGTGTAATCAGAAGTAACTCTCGTCTTGAAGATCAAGTTGTTGGACTTACTCttcaaggaacaaaaaaagatgaaagaatgGTCAATTCTGTGGAACAGCTTTCCCAACATATTGGCCATATCACTAGCCTAAGCCATGATATAAAAAAGACAGCTAATTTAATGCAAACAACACAAGTAACTGTAAGCGCTAAAGAACTAAACCAGCAACGTTCTCTTATGCATAAGGTACATGAAAGTAAAGCTCAAGAACAGCAAGGCCAAGTCATTAATACACCATCGCAGGTTCAACCTCATGCTTTAAGACATGGTCATCAGCTGTGTTTGCCCAGTGCACAGGTACTTCTGGAGTCAGCCTGTGACTTGCAGATTCTTCATCAGTCAATACTGCAGTCAGGTTTAGGACAAGCAAAGGCATCACCGCAAGTGCAAAGAATACAGAGTCCTCAACAGGTGACACATCCGTTCCTTCAGATGGATGGGCATATTATTCAAAGTAATGGGGGTCATTCTCAGCAACAGCTTCATACTCAGAATTCAGAAGTAATGAAAATGGACATTTCTGAGCCCTCAAAACCACTACAGCAGCATTTGACAACAAAAGATCATTTTACTCAGACAAATCAACATGAttcaaaaaatcagtttgtttctCTTAGTTCAATATGTTTCCCAGAATCTATACTTCTCAGTGATGAGAGGAATATATTATCCAACGTAGATGACATCttagcagcaacagcagcagcctgtggagTGACACCATCTGATTTTGCCAAGTCAGCTTCCAATGAAGAAGAAATCCAGTCTGTTGAAAATAAGGAGGAGTCTAAACCACAGTTCCGATCAATGGAAGTAAGACATGTGTCTTCTGGTTTCAGTGCCTCACCTACTGTAGTTGGAAAGCCAGCAAGCATAAGTAATATTTCTCTGAACGGAGGCCAAATTACTATAAATCTTACACCAGTGTCAGcaatacaaacaaaacctgtGAACCTTGATCAACAACACATTGAAACGCCTGATCAAAACATACCAACAAGAATGACCTCTCCCACCCTTGGCCCTGGTCAAGAAGAGCAAGAACAAGGGGCTGTTCCAGTTAAGAAACAATCTAGCATCAGTCACGAATCTGAAGAAGATAATGATGCTTCTGCTGATGGCACACTGAATGCAAGAGACACAGAATTTGTTTCAAGCGGTAAGAGCCTAAGTGAAGAAAGTGCTGCTTCAGAGAATGATTTTAATATGGGTGGTGATGAAGGTACAGTAGCAGGTAACCAGTCAAAGGGTCCATTGCAGCCACTATCTGTGCCCCAAAGTGGAGATGGAACCATTAGTAGAACTGAAGAAGAATGCCAAGATTTAACTCAAGGGaaccttcagaagaaaaaaagcaaaggaaaaagccaaaacaaaaatgctgcagaagatgACAGTGCAATTCAGAAACAGGTGAAAAGAAGTGGACAGTGTAAACGTCAAAATTCAAGAGGAAATGACTCATGTTTGACATACTCTTCTCCTGTTTCCGAAAGTTGTTATGATACTTACCAGCATCAGGAAAGAATGAggcaaaaaattaaagaagttgaagaaaaacagcctgAAGTCAAAACAGGATTTATTGCATCTTTTTTAGACTTTCTAAAGTCTGGGCCTAGGCAACAgttttcagctccagctgtaCGAATGCCAAACAGGACTAGGCGACCGGTTACCCAGATAATTCGCGCCCCTTGCCTACAGTCCTCTGCAAAgcctcagccagcagcagcagcacctgttGCTGCTGAGGTTAGTGGAGAAAGTCCAACCAAAAAAGTTGATGAAGAACTTAAGAAAAATTTAGAAACgttgccttcattttcttctgatgaaGATGATTCTGTGGGGGGTAACCACGATCTTCAGAAGAGCATCTCTACTGCATTGTCAGCCCTGGATGATACATCTGATAGAAAGAACAAAGCAG aagctgaaaaagtgGCAGTTGTTACTGCTGCCACCAGTGCCACTACTGCTGTAATAAAGCAGGAGTCTCCACAGATGACTGCTCCTGTAGTCAATGTGCAGGAGAAAATGAATCCAGCTGACCCCTTAAAAGTAGCTCAACAGGATGCTGTGACTTCAGACCAATTGGCAAAAATACAGGCAACTGTTGCAATAGAAGGATGTACTGATGAGGAGAATATGGACAGTGGAGGAGAGGGCATGTACAGAGAACGTGATGAATTTGTAGTGAAGATTGAAGATATAGAGACGCTAAAG GTTGCTctgcaaacaggaaaagagCCTCCAGCTATTTGGAAAGTACAGAAGGCTTTATTGCAAAAGTTTGTTCCTGAAGTGCGAGATGGACAGAGAGAATTTGCTGCTACTAACAGT tatcttggGTATTTCGGGGAtgcaaaaacaaaatacaaacgAGTGTATGTGAAGTTcattgaaaatgcaaacaaaaaggaatatGTCAGAGTATGTTCAAAAAAACCACGAAGCAAACCTGTACAGTCAGcaag GACTATTCATTGCAAACCTAgtagcagcaacaacaaaacccctgaTCCAccaacaccaaaaccaacagcaacaaaagtCTCTTCTGTGAAACCCAAAGCTAAACAGCCAAAGGTAAAGGCTGAACCACcaccaaagaaaaggaaaaagtggaaagaaGAATTTTCATCTTCCCAGTCTGATTCTTCACCTGAGGCCCAGAGTGATGAGGATG ATGAGCTACTTTTGCCTCACATGAGAAAAATTGATGGTATGCTGAATGACAATAGGAAAAGGCTGCTTTCCAAATTACGCTTGGATCATACTTTCAAG CATGGATGGTTGGGAAAAGTGTGGATAACAAGCCCATATTACAGCAGCTTTGACACAGTAATAAAAACCAGGTCTGGATGTGGACAGGGAAGAGAGCAGCCGTACCATCTCAGTAGAGAGAAG AATGCTTTGGAAAACTTTCCTGAACTGACAGTGGTCACTCGGGATTCTAAGACAAAAAGTGGAGGAACATCTGTGTCCAAGATCAAAATGAATGGTAAAGCTTACAACAAGAAAACACTGAGGGCTTCTAAATCAACCACTAAATTAGCACAG GAGTTTACGGTAGatccagaaaaaatacagttgtatTCTTTGTATCACTCACTCCATCATTACAAATATCACATATATCTAACATGTAAAGAAGAG atttcttctgttcagaaGAAGAGTGCAGATCTAGGACAGGAAGAAATTGTGCAGTTgtgcatgaaaaatataaaatgggtGGAGGATCTTTTTGAAAAGTTTGGTGAACTTTTGAATCGTGTCCAGCAGAAATGCTCATAA
- the QSER1 gene encoding glutamine and serine-rich protein 1 isoform X6 yields MHSSTATELFVTGALPTSGTFPPTSALSAYQHPNTFSSRNFATTPSLTLQDTTFSATSNGLLTTHDPLLQIKTSQGTVPTALTFERLGSSVLSTSIPPQSSTYRSAQESAPHLLQPQFSLLPSTLGGAQQVSQAYSTSVFTGSTASIDRALQRECSVIKHHQRPSSTQSVQAQLTVSQHSLHSYLTSTSGVNFQDTSRHSALSCSPVGDVTQVSNGGPQQKTSQVTVELAQSYTSAIPSPGFPSASTAKVKNCSTKQPPRSTKTPKPQSVAPTVQTQSYAKTAQNQSSVITGQAQIYSTAQLPSLLSVSQSQNYVSSQAQNVPPVSHSQDFSSSKVEKLPSLYKTLTFSGQSQTITSDSQTLSYSSEEQVLTSVPNENYSGQTRELSSVSQSQSYSSSHSQGLSPVSQSQVSFSSQSQVLSAVSPSESYSSGQSLTLTSPSLSFNASPRIQTLPASSPNQSYISLHSSQNSQSQESSSPQSQKFLPSVQSPPFTSPAHSQTLQNNRPSSETKSYVKRKSDSNLYASSKQEEELSVQDMQALQQQATLESSTQRLTDEEISAQDASYRVSKADDRYSQSVIRSNSRLEDQVVGLTLQGTKKDERMVNSVEQLSQHIGHITSLSHDIKKTANLMQTTQVTVSAKELNQQRSLMHKVHESKAQEQQGQVINTPSQVQPHALRHGHQLCLPSAQVLLESACDLQILHQSILQSGLGQAKASPQVQRIQSPQQVTHPFLQMDGHIIQSNGGHSQQQLHTQNSEVMKMDISEPSKPLQQHLTTKDHFTQTNQHDSKNQFVSLSSICFPESILLSDERNILSNVDDILAATAAACGVTPSDFAKSASNEEEIQSVENKEESKPQFRSMEVRHVSSGFSASPTVVGKPASISNISLNGGQITINLTPVSAIQTKPVNLDQQHIETPDQNIPTRMTSPTLGPGQEEQEQGAVPVKKQSSISHESEEDNDASADGTLNARDTEFVSSGKSLSEESAASENDFNMGGDEGTVAGNQSKGPLQPLSVPQSGDGTISRTEEECQDLTQGNLQKKKSKGKSQNKNAAEDDSAIQKQVKRSGQCKRQNSRGNDSCLTYSSPVSESCYDTYQHQERMRQKIKEVEEKQPEVKTGFIASFLDFLKSGPRQQFSAPAVRMPNRTRRPVTQIIRAPCLQSSAKPQPAAAAPVAAEVSGESPTKKVDEELKKNLETLPSFSSDEDDSVGGNHDLQKSISTALSALDDTSDRKNKAEAEKVAVVTAATSATTAVIKQESPQMTAPVVNVQEKMNPADPLKVAQQDAVTSDQLAKIQATVAIEGCTDEENMDSGGEGMYRERDEFVVKIEDIETLKVALQTGKEPPAIWKVQKALLQKFVPEVRDGQREFAATNSYLGYFGDAKTKYKRVYVKFIENANKKEYVRVCSKKPRSKPVQSARTIHCKPSSSNNKTPDPPTPKPTATKVSSVKPKAKQPKVKAEPPPKKRKKWKEEFSSSQSDSSPEAQSDEDELVPPAPLVTRFLNTRAMKETFKSYMELLVSIALDPDTMQALEKSNDELLLPHMRKIDGMLNDNRKRLLSKLRLDHTFKHGWLGKVWITSPYYSSFDTVIKTRSGCGQGREQPYHLSREKNALENFPELTVVTRDSKTKSGGTSVSKIKMNGKAYNKKTLRASKSTTKLAQEFTVDPEKIQLYSLYHSLHHYKYHIYLTCKEEISSVQKKSADLGQEEIVQLCMKNIKWVEDLFEKFGELLNRVQQKCS; encoded by the exons atgCATTCCTCAACAGCCACAGAACTATTTGTTACTGGAGCTTTGCCAACCTCTGGAACATTTCCACCAACATCTGCTTTATCAGCATATCAGCATCCCAACACTTTCAGCAGTAGAAACTTTGCTACTACCCCTTCTCTTACTCTTCAAGATACTACTTTCAGTGCTACATCAAATGGTCTTTTAACTACCCATGATCCTTTATTACAGATTAAAACATCGCAAGGCACTGTTCCAACTGCTTTGACATTTGAGCGCCTAGGCAGTTCTGTTTTAAGTACCAGTATACCACCTCAGTCATCAACATATCGTTCTGCTCAAGAATCTGCACCCCATCTTCTGCAACCTCAATTTAGTTTGTTGCCTTCAACCCTTGGAGGAGCTCAGCAGGTTTCTCAGGCATATAGCACATCTGTCTTTACTGGTTCCACTGCTTCTATCGATAGAGCACTTCAGCGAGAATGTAGTGTTATTAAACACCATCAGCGGCCTTCAAGTACTCAGTCTGTTCAGGCTCAACTGACTGTTTCACAGCATTCCTTACACAGCTATTTAACGAGTACAAGTGGAGTTAATTTTCAGGATACATCTAGGCACTCAGCATTATCTTGCAGTCCAGTTGGAGATGTTACTCAGGTGAGCAATGGAGGACCACAGCAGAAGACTTCTCAAGTCACAGTGGAACTTGCTCAGTCGTACACATCTGCAATTCCATCACCTGGTTTTCCATCTGCTTCCacagcaaaagtgaaaaactgTTCCACGAAGCAGCCTCCAAGGTCAACGAAGACCCCCAAACCTCAAAGTGTAGCTCCCACTGTGCAGACACAAAGCTATGCCAAAACTGCACAAAACCAGAGTTCTGTCATTACAGGCCAAGCACAGATCTATTCTACAGCACAGCTCCCAAGCCTCTTGTCGGTCAGCCAGTCCCAAAACTATGTTTCATCCCAGGCTCAGAATGTGCCACCTGTCAGTCACTCACAGGATTTCTCATCCAGCAAGGTTGAGAAGCTGCCCTCACTGTATAAAACGTTGACTTTTTCTGGGCAATCGCAGACTATTACTTCTGATAGTCAAACTCTGAGTTACTCCTCAGAGGAACAGGTATTGACTTCAGTTCCAAATGAGAACTACTCTGGGCAAACGAGGGAACTTTCTTCAGTCAGCCAATCTCAGAGCTACTCTTCTAGTCACTCTCAGGGTTTATCTCCAGTTAGCCAATCCCAAGTTAGTTTTTCATCTCAATCACAAGTTTTATCAGCTGTTAGTCCTTCAGAAAGCTATTCTTCAGGGCAGTCTTTAACATTAACAtcaccttccctttcctttaatGCTTCTCCTCGGATACAAACTCTTCCAGCCTCAAGTCCTAATCAGAGCTATATTTCTTTACATTCTTCTCAGAACTCTCAGTCACAAGAATCCTCCTCTCCGCAGTCTCAGAAGTTTTTGCCATCTGTCCAGTCTCCTCCTTTTACTTCCCCAGCTCATTCACAGACACTGCAGAACAACAGGCCTTCCTCAGAAACAAAGTCATACGTTAAAAGGAAGTCTGACTCTAATTTGTATGCCTCATCAAAACAAGAGGAGGAATTATCAGTGCAGGATATGCAGGCATTGCAACAGCAAGCTACTCTTGAATCTTCCACTCAAAGGCTAACTGATGAGGAAATCAGTGCTCAGGATGCATCCTATAGGGTCTCAAAGGCAGATGACAGATACTCTCAAAGTGTAATCAGAAGTAACTCTCGTCTTGAAGATCAAGTTGTTGGACTTACTCttcaaggaacaaaaaaagatgaaagaatgGTCAATTCTGTGGAACAGCTTTCCCAACATATTGGCCATATCACTAGCCTAAGCCATGATATAAAAAAGACAGCTAATTTAATGCAAACAACACAAGTAACTGTAAGCGCTAAAGAACTAAACCAGCAACGTTCTCTTATGCATAAGGTACATGAAAGTAAAGCTCAAGAACAGCAAGGCCAAGTCATTAATACACCATCGCAGGTTCAACCTCATGCTTTAAGACATGGTCATCAGCTGTGTTTGCCCAGTGCACAGGTACTTCTGGAGTCAGCCTGTGACTTGCAGATTCTTCATCAGTCAATACTGCAGTCAGGTTTAGGACAAGCAAAGGCATCACCGCAAGTGCAAAGAATACAGAGTCCTCAACAGGTGACACATCCGTTCCTTCAGATGGATGGGCATATTATTCAAAGTAATGGGGGTCATTCTCAGCAACAGCTTCATACTCAGAATTCAGAAGTAATGAAAATGGACATTTCTGAGCCCTCAAAACCACTACAGCAGCATTTGACAACAAAAGATCATTTTACTCAGACAAATCAACATGAttcaaaaaatcagtttgtttctCTTAGTTCAATATGTTTCCCAGAATCTATACTTCTCAGTGATGAGAGGAATATATTATCCAACGTAGATGACATCttagcagcaacagcagcagcctgtggagTGACACCATCTGATTTTGCCAAGTCAGCTTCCAATGAAGAAGAAATCCAGTCTGTTGAAAATAAGGAGGAGTCTAAACCACAGTTCCGATCAATGGAAGTAAGACATGTGTCTTCTGGTTTCAGTGCCTCACCTACTGTAGTTGGAAAGCCAGCAAGCATAAGTAATATTTCTCTGAACGGAGGCCAAATTACTATAAATCTTACACCAGTGTCAGcaatacaaacaaaacctgtGAACCTTGATCAACAACACATTGAAACGCCTGATCAAAACATACCAACAAGAATGACCTCTCCCACCCTTGGCCCTGGTCAAGAAGAGCAAGAACAAGGGGCTGTTCCAGTTAAGAAACAATCTAGCATCAGTCACGAATCTGAAGAAGATAATGATGCTTCTGCTGATGGCACACTGAATGCAAGAGACACAGAATTTGTTTCAAGCGGTAAGAGCCTAAGTGAAGAAAGTGCTGCTTCAGAGAATGATTTTAATATGGGTGGTGATGAAGGTACAGTAGCAGGTAACCAGTCAAAGGGTCCATTGCAGCCACTATCTGTGCCCCAAAGTGGAGATGGAACCATTAGTAGAACTGAAGAAGAATGCCAAGATTTAACTCAAGGGaaccttcagaagaaaaaaagcaaaggaaaaagccaaaacaaaaatgctgcagaagatgACAGTGCAATTCAGAAACAGGTGAAAAGAAGTGGACAGTGTAAACGTCAAAATTCAAGAGGAAATGACTCATGTTTGACATACTCTTCTCCTGTTTCCGAAAGTTGTTATGATACTTACCAGCATCAGGAAAGAATGAggcaaaaaattaaagaagttgaagaaaaacagcctgAAGTCAAAACAGGATTTATTGCATCTTTTTTAGACTTTCTAAAGTCTGGGCCTAGGCAACAgttttcagctccagctgtaCGAATGCCAAACAGGACTAGGCGACCGGTTACCCAGATAATTCGCGCCCCTTGCCTACAGTCCTCTGCAAAgcctcagccagcagcagcagcacctgttGCTGCTGAGGTTAGTGGAGAAAGTCCAACCAAAAAAGTTGATGAAGAACTTAAGAAAAATTTAGAAACgttgccttcattttcttctgatgaaGATGATTCTGTGGGGGGTAACCACGATCTTCAGAAGAGCATCTCTACTGCATTGTCAGCCCTGGATGATACATCTGATAGAAAGAACAAAGCAG aagctgaaaaagtgGCAGTTGTTACTGCTGCCACCAGTGCCACTACTGCTGTAATAAAGCAGGAGTCTCCACAGATGACTGCTCCTGTAGTCAATGTGCAGGAGAAAATGAATCCAGCTGACCCCTTAAAAGTAGCTCAACAGGATGCTGTGACTTCAGACCAATTGGCAAAAATACAGGCAACTGTTGCAATAGAAGGATGTACTGATGAGGAGAATATGGACAGTGGAGGAGAGGGCATGTACAGAGAACGTGATGAATTTGTAGTGAAGATTGAAGATATAGAGACGCTAAAG GTTGCTctgcaaacaggaaaagagCCTCCAGCTATTTGGAAAGTACAGAAGGCTTTATTGCAAAAGTTTGTTCCTGAAGTGCGAGATGGACAGAGAGAATTTGCTGCTACTAACAGT tatcttggGTATTTCGGGGAtgcaaaaacaaaatacaaacgAGTGTATGTGAAGTTcattgaaaatgcaaacaaaaaggaatatGTCAGAGTATGTTCAAAAAAACCACGAAGCAAACCTGTACAGTCAGcaag GACTATTCATTGCAAACCTAgtagcagcaacaacaaaacccctgaTCCAccaacaccaaaaccaacagcaacaaaagtCTCTTCTGTGAAACCCAAAGCTAAACAGCCAAAGGTAAAGGCTGAACCACcaccaaagaaaaggaaaaagtggaaagaaGAATTTTCATCTTCCCAGTCTGATTCTTCACCTGAGGCCCAGAGTGATGAGGATG AGCTTGTACCTCCAGCTCCCCTTGTTACTCGCTTTTTGAACACAAGAGCTATGAAAGAGACTTTTAAGAGCTACATGGAGTTGCTTGTTAGCATTGCCTTGGATCCAGACACAATGCAAGCTTTGGAAAAGAGCAATG ATGAGCTACTTTTGCCTCACATGAGAAAAATTGATGGTATGCTGAATGACAATAGGAAAAGGCTGCTTTCCAAATTACGCTTGGATCATACTTTCAAG CATGGATGGTTGGGAAAAGTGTGGATAACAAGCCCATATTACAGCAGCTTTGACACAGTAATAAAAACCAGGTCTGGATGTGGACAGGGAAGAGAGCAGCCGTACCATCTCAGTAGAGAGAAG AATGCTTTGGAAAACTTTCCTGAACTGACAGTGGTCACTCGGGATTCTAAGACAAAAAGTGGAGGAACATCTGTGTCCAAGATCAAAATGAATGGTAAAGCTTACAACAAGAAAACACTGAGGGCTTCTAAATCAACCACTAAATTAGCACAG GAGTTTACGGTAGatccagaaaaaatacagttgtatTCTTTGTATCACTCACTCCATCATTACAAATATCACATATATCTAACATGTAAAGAAGAG atttcttctgttcagaaGAAGAGTGCAGATCTAGGACAGGAAGAAATTGTGCAGTTgtgcatgaaaaatataaaatgggtGGAGGATCTTTTTGAAAAGTTTGGTGAACTTTTGAATCGTGTCCAGCAGAAATGCTCATAA